TTCGAGGAACTGTGCCTCGTCGATGAGCAGGCACGCAACGGGAGGTTTGGGGGTGTCGATGGATTCGAGCAGGGCATCGTGGTCGACGAAGTCCGCGTGCTCGCGGTAGATGGTCTCGACGTCCGAGCCGACGGGGATGAGGAAGTCGACAGCCCGGGTGACGCCCAGACGGGAGACGATCTCGCCGGCGCCCTTCGTGTCGGTGTCGGGTTTGGCCAGCAGCACTCGTTGGCCGCGCTCCTCGTAGTTGAAGGCGGCCTGGAGCAGAGCGGTCGATTTTCCGGAATTCATCGCCCCGTAACGGAAGTACAGCTTGGCCACCGTCGTCCTCTCTCTGTCGTCGGTGATGATTCTGACCATTCACCTGTTGTCTGTGACGAGACAGAACCCTACCGGGAACCAGAGCCTGTCACCGGCAACGGTAGGATGGTGGGGTCAAACCCCAAGACGATGCGGAGCAGTCCATCACCATGGCCACAATCATTTATACGCGCACCGATGAGGCGCCACTTCTGGCGACCTACTCGCTCAAGCCGATCATCGAAGCCTTCGCCACCTCGGCGGGCGTCGATGTCGAGACCCGAGACATCTCTCTCGCCGCGCGTGTTCTGGCGCAGTTCACTGATCGCCTCCCTGCCGACCAGCAGGTCCCCGATTCGCTCTCGGAGCTGGGTGAGCTGGCCAAGACCCCGGATGCCAACATCATCAAGCTGCCCAACATCTCGGCATCCGTCCCGCAGCTCAAGGCCGCCATCGCCGAACTCCAGTCGCAGGGCTATCAGCTGCCCGATTACCCGGACGAGCCGTCGACCGATGTCGAACGCGACGTCAAGGCTCGCTATGACAAGGCCAAGGGCTCGGCCGTCAACCCGGTCCTGCGCGAGGGCAACTCGGACCGTCGTGCTCCTCAGGCGGTGAAGAACTTCGCCAAGGCCCACCCCCACTCGATGGGCGACTGGTCATCGGACTCGAAGACCAACGTCGCGACCATGGCCGCCGGTGACTTCCGGGACAATGAGAAGTCCGTCGTCATCCCGGCCGACGACACCCTGCAGATCCGCCTGCGTCCCGCTGCCGGTGAGACCGTCGTGCTCAAGGAATCCCTGCCGGTCCTCGCCGACGAGGTCGTCGATGCGACGAAGATGAATGTGGCCGAGCTCCACAAGTTCCTCAAGACCCAGATCGCCCGGGCCAAGGACGAGGGCATCCTGTTCTCCGTTCACCTCAAGGCCACGATGATGAAGGTCTCGGACCCGATCCTCTTCGGCCACGTCATCGAGGCGTTCTTCCCCGAGGTCTACGCCGAATACGGTGCAGCCCTCGCCGAGGCGGGCCTGACCTCCGACAACGGTCTGGCCGCCATCCTCGGCGGGCTCGACGCCCTCCCGGCCGATGTCGCCGCCGGCGTGAAGTCCGGATTCGAGAAGGGTCTGGAAGAAGGCCCGTCCCTGGCGATGGTCGACTCCCACAAGGGCATCACGAACCTCCACGTGCCGTCCGATGTCATCGTCGATGCATCGATGCCGGCCATGATCCGCGTGGGCGGCAAGATGTGGAACGAGGACGATGCGACCCAAGACACCCTGGCCGTGATCCCGGACTCCTCCTACGCCGGCGTCTACCAGACCGTGATCGAGGACTGCCGCGCCAAGGGCGCCTTCGACCCGACCACGATGGGCACCGTTCCCAACGTCGGGCTCATGGCGCAGAAGGCCGAGGAGTACGGCAGCCACGACAAGACCTTCGAGATCGCGCAGGACGGCATTGTCGAGGTCGTCGACTCCGCCGGTGAGGTCCTGCTCTCGCACGAGGTCGCCGCCGGCGACATCTGGCGGGCCTGCCAGACCAAGGACGTCCCGGTCCGCGACTGGGTCAAACTGGCCGTCACCCGTGCCCGTCTCTCCGAGACCCCCGCAGTGTTCTGGCTCGACGAGACCCGTGCCCACGACCGCAACCTCAAGGCCAAGGTCGAAGAGTACCTGGGCGATCATGACACAGAAGGCCTCGACATCAGGATCATGAACCCTGTCGAGGCGACCCAGTTCTCGATCGACCGCATGCGCGAGGGCAAGGACACCATCTCGGTGACGGGCAACGTCCTGCGTGACTACAACACCGACCTGTTCCCGATCCTGGAACTGGGCACCTCGGCGAAGATGCTCTCCGTGGTTCCCCTCATCGCCGGCGGCGGACTGTTCGAAACCGGTGCCGGCGGTTCTGCTCCGAAGCACGTCCAGCAGCTGATCGAGGAGAATCACCTGCGGTGGGACTCGCTCGGCGAATTCCTCGCCCTGGCCGAATCGTTCCGTCACGAGTTCAACGTCCACGGCAATGCCCGCGCAGGAGTCCTCGCCGACACGCTCGATGCCGCCACCGGCAAGTTCCTCGAGGAGAACAAGTCGCCGTCGCGCAAGGTCGGCGAGATCGACAACCGCGGCAGCCACTTCTACCTCACTCTCTACTGGGCACAGGAACTGGCCCAGCAGAGCACGGACGAGCCGCTGGCCGAGGCCATCACGCCGGTCGCCGAGGCTCTTGAAGCCAACGGCGAGACGATCGCGGCCGAGCTCATCGACGTCCAGGGCAGTCCTGTCGAACTCGGCGGCTACTACTACCCGGACGAGACCAAGCTCGACTCGGCGATGCGCCCGTCATCGACGCTCAATGAGATCATCTCCTCGCTGAGCGCGAAGGTCTGATCCGGCCGACACACCGATCTGATCTCAACTCTCAAGGTCAGATGCCGCAACATCTCACTCATGCGCCCATCAGCGACTATGATGGGCGCATGACTACTCAAGACCCCCGGGACGAATCCCAATCGCCCGATGAGCTGCTGGCCGAGACGCAGTCCCTGCTCGGCGACGATGATTCGGCCACCGGGGACACCCGAGAAGTCGAACCGAGCCAGCAGGCCGATCCGAGTCAGGGAGTTGACCCGGCGCAGCAGGCCGACCCGGCTCAGCGTCAGGAACCGACGCCTGCCGGCAAGGACTCCGAGCTGTCACAGATCAAGGGCGGTTCTGGGATGTCCGCCGGGATGTGGATCTCTCTCATCCTCGGCGCCGTGATCGTCGTCCTCCTGCTCATCTTCATTCTGCAGAACAACGTCCCCGCCGACTTCCAGTACTTCGGCTGGCAGTTCCAGCTGCCTTTGGGCGTTGCCATGCTCTTCGCCGCGATCGGCGGCATCTTCATCGCCGGCATCATCGGATCCGTGCGCATCTTCGTGCTCAGCCGCCGACTCAAGAAGATCAAGAAGGCTCTGGGTCGCTGATACATGCAGTCCCACACCGGCTTCACACGTCTGCCCACTCAGCTCGATTCCACCATCGTCCTCGCCGACACCGATGCCGAGGCCGAATGGGCGCGCATCGACTTCTCCTCGCTGACGAAGCAGGAGATGAACTATGCCACGGAATTCGACCCCGATGCCGCAGCCACCTGGGCTGCGGGCCGCGTCATCCTCCGTCACGTCCTCGGCACGCACCTGGACCGCGAGCCGGACGACATCGAGATCCGCCTCGACTCGGCAGGCAAGCCGCGGGTCGACGAATGCGAATTCTCCGTCACCCGGGCCCGGCGCCTGGTCCTCGTGGCCGTCGCCGACGATCCGATCGGAGTCGATCTCGAAGCGGTGCCCGAACACGCCGTCGCTGCCGAGGCGATGTCGCTGCTGCACCCGAAGGAGCGGTCCGAACTCGAACAGGGCCCACAGTCCGATTTGGCCACCGACTTCGTGCGTGTCTGGGCGCGGAAGGAAGCCTTCCTCAAGGCCCTGAGCACCGGCTTGGCCCGCGACCCCGGTATGGACTACATCGGCACAGGAGCTTCTCCCGATTCTCCGCATCCGGATATCGAGATCTTCGACCTGGAGTCGGGGCTGCCGGAGGGCTACCACGCTGCCATTGCGTTCAACCGGTGAACGTCGGCCTTCAGTCTCTCGTTGCTGAAGCCCCGTCAGAATGCTCGTCCTCGGCGAAGTCGGGACCGTTCGCGCCGGTGGTGAATATCACGGCGATGCCCAGCGAACCGAGTCCCGTGAAGCCGAACCAGATATAGCCTGCTGCCGGACTGCCGACGAGGGCGACGATCACGGCCGCGATCGTTGAGACCACCCACAGCGAGTCGAAGATCGCCAGGTACTTCACGTAGCTCTTCTGCCCTTTGCGGGCACCGTAGGAGATCTCCGTGGCGCCGCTGAGGAAAAGCAGGACGATGGCAGCGATCGCCAACCACCTGGGCGCGAGCAGGAATGATTCGGCTGCGGGAAGAAAGATGCAGAGTGCGACCGCGACGAGCATTTTGACGACGCCGTCGGCGACGAACCCGAATTTCATCATGCCCCGATCCTACTCAATCGACCCTGTCCGATCACCTCCGGTCAGTCTTGCCCAACAGGGACTGCACGGTCTCCAACGCCTCATGCAGCACAGCGGCTTCGACGTTCGAGTGCGCGATGACGATGCCGTGTCTGACATCGCTGTCGGCACTCCAGCCCGCTGCCAAGGAGGCCACGAGGATCCCCCGGTCAGCCAGGTCGGCGCGCAGTCGGGCGGCGGTGGATTCGGTCGTTTCGATGACGAGGGTCCGACCTTCATGGGCGAGCCCGGGAATCTCGCCCGCATCGGCAACGACCGCCTCGGCGGCTCTGAGTCTGCGCCGTCCGCGCGAGATTCTGCGACGCAGCCCTCCTGAGTTGAGATAGGACGCGATGGCTGTCTGCATGACCGGGGAGAACGCCGGACCCAGGGCCGTGCGCATTGTGCCCAACCGCTGGCCGAGGTCCCCGTGGGCGATGATGTACCCGGTCGATACAGCGGAGGTCAACAGCGTCGAGAAGGTGCCGATGTGGACCACCTGTGCCGGGGCATTCGTCGAGACCGCGAGGTCGTAGAGGGTGGGCACCACCGTGCGAGCATAACGGGCCTCACTGTCGTAATCGTCCTCGATGACGACGACGCCCTCGGTCTGTGCCCATTCCAGGAGCTTCACCCGCCGGTCGATGGGCATGGTCGTCCCGTGCGGGAACTGATGGTTGGGGGTGACGACGACGGCGCCGAGGCGGTCAGAGATGACATCGGGCAGGTGCGTCGTGTCGATGGGGATGAGTTCACGGTCGGACATGGCTTGGCGCAGTCCCGGAAACCCCGGGTTCTCGACGCCGATCGCACCTTCGACACCCGCTGCCAGAAGCAGACGCAGCCCATCACGGGACCCGCTGGTGAGGATGATGTCGTCGGGGTCGACGCTCATTCCCCGCGTCAATCGCAGGTGATCGGCGATAGCCCATCTGGACTGCGGCTGGCCCAGAGGATCGATCGGACCGGGGTCGATGTCGAGGGAGTCGCGCCACGCTCTGCGGAAGGCGGGCTCCCGCAGAGGGTTGTCGCCGCCGAATCCGGGACGCAGATCGACGAAGCTGCGCAGCCTGCGCCGTGGAGCCTGCGGTGGGCGCATGCCTGGATTCCGTGTGCGAGGTGTGCTCGGCAGGTCAGGGTTCACCCGGGTGGCCGAGCGTTCAACGGTGATGAGGAAGCCCTCGACGACGAGCTGGGCGTATGCGGTTTCGATGGTCCCGCGCGATACCTGCAGATGAGCGGCCAGACGTCTGCTGGCGGGCACCGGTTCGCCGGGACGAATCGCCCCGGCGGCGATGAGTCGTCTGATCTCTGCCACCAATTGATCGGGCAACGGAGTCGACACGTCTCGGTCGATGCCGATGGGCAGCGCGATCCCGTCTGCCCGCGGCAGGGTCGTTCCCGCCATAGCCGCGGGTTCGTCTGCGGACTGTGCTGATGACATGCCTCGATCATACTGGCCCAAAACTTTTCACTTTTTCTGGCCCTGAACTTGAGCCACATATCGTTCTAGTCTTGGGGTGAACGGCCGTTCTCACCGATCAACTCGCCCACACCATCGGGCTCACCACGAACGGAAAGCACGACAATGACACAGACACAGACCCTGCTCAACACCGGCCTGGCGCAGATGCTCAAGGGCGGCGTCATCATGGACGTCGTCAACGAGGAGCAGGCACGCATCGCCGAAGCGTCCGGCGCCTCGGCGGTCATGGCGCTCGAACGCGTCCCCGCCGACATCCGCGCCCAGGGCGGCGTCGCTCGCATGAGCGACCCGGACCTCATCGACGGCATCACCTCTGCCGTGTCGATCCCGGTCATGGCCAAGGCCCGGATCGGGCACTTCGTCGAGGCACAGATCCTCGAGACCCTCGGCGTCGACTACATCGACGAATCCGAGGTCCTCTCCCCCGCCGACTACGTCAACCACATCGACAAGTCCGTCTTCAAGGTCCCGTTCGTCTGCGGTGCGACCAACCTCGGCGAGGCTCTGCGCCGCATCACAGAGGGCGCGTCGATGATCCGCTCGAAAGGTGAGGCCGGCACCGGTGACGTGTCCGAGGCGATGCGGCACCTGCGGACGATCAACTCCGAGATCAGGGCGCTGGGCGCCAAGAGCGAGGACGAGCTCTACGTCGCGGCCAAGGAGCACGCCGCTCCGTACCACCTGATCAAGCAGGTCGCCGGCCTGGGCCGCCTGCCCGTCGTGACCTTCGTCGCCGGTGGCATCGCCTCCCCCGCCGACGCCGCCATGATGATGCAGCTGGGCGCCGACGGAGTCTTCGTCGGCTCGGGCATCTTCAAATCCGGCAATCCCGAATCCCGCGCCACCGCCATCGTCGAGGCGACCACCCACTTCGACGATCCGGCCGCCGTTGCGAAGGCCTCCCGTGGACTCGGCGACGCGATGGTCGGCATCAACGTCGCCGATGTTCCCGCACCCCACCGCCTGGCGGAGCGCGGCTGGTGATCGTCGGAGTCCTCGGTCTTCAGGGAGCATTTCGGGAGCATCTCACCGTGCTCGGCTCACTGGGGTTGGCCTCCCGAACGGTCACTCGGCCGGAACACCTCGACGGTCTCGACTCGATCATCCTGCCCGGCGGCGAATCGTCTGCCATGGTGCGCATCGCCGCCGGCACCGGGCTCTTCCCCGCCCTTCGCGCACGGATCCATACGGGTCTGCCGGTCTTCGGCACCTGCGCGGGCCTCATCCTCCTCGCCGATCGGCTCACGGATGATTCGCTCGAAGGTTTCGACCGCCTCGGCGGACTCGACGTCACGGTCTCCCGGAATGCCTACGGTCGACAGCGGGAGTCGTTCTGTGCCCCCGTGGCGATGACCGGAGACGACGCGGACTTCCCGGCGACCTTCATTCGCGCTCCACAGATCGTGGGACTCGGTGAGGGCGTGGAAGTGCTCGGCACCCACGCCGGGACACCTGTGTTGGTGCGGCAGGGCACCGTCTGGGGTGCAAGCTTCCACCCCGAGCTCGGAACCGACGCCAGGGTCCACGAAGGATTCCTTCACAGTCTCGGGGCGAGCGTGCAACGAGGAATCGTCGCTAGTCGGGCCCCAAGACGAGGAGCATCTGACTTCCGGCGCGCAGCTCCAGCTGCCGACAGTCACCGATGAGGTCACCGTCGAGCTGGACCGGAGCGGGTTCGTCGACACTGATGCGGGCTTCGGTCCCTCGCCAGTAGCACATCGACCGGTTGGCTCTTGGACGTCGGTTCACGCAGTCCCACCCAGTCCGTGCCCACTCGCCGAGGCGGTCCCCGGGTCTCGTCGTGGTCAGGGTGACGGCGAGGAACTCGAACTCTCCGGCGGCCGCCTCGGCGTGGGGGGAAGACCGGGATCGGGCCGGCGGGTTTGGCCGTCTTCGATGCCATCACCGACCACACCTGACTGATTGCTGTGGGGACCGTCGTCGCACCCCCATCTTCCACCTTCGCGTTGATGAGTGGGGAGAACAGTGCACGAGCAGCACCGCAGACATACCCGAGGAGTTCGGCTCCCATTAATCCCGGCAGACCGGTGCGCCCTGCGACGGCTCTCGCGTCTCCACCGATCCCGGCCAGAGACAGGAAGTGTTCGCGTCGGAAACCGTCGGCGGTGAGGCAGTCGGCTGTGTTGACGGGAACTGCGCACATACGCGCGGGGCGGGATCTCAGGTGCGACTCGACCAGGCGGAGAGCGTGCTCGGCCGACCGGATTCCGATGTGCCGGGACAGGACGTTCGCGGTGCCGGTCGGAATGATGAGCACCGGCACCGCTGCGGCTGACAGAACCGGGGCGATCGAACGCAGCGTGCCGTCTCCGCCGAGCACGATGATGAGGTCCGCGGCCCAGTCGAGGAGTTCGTTCGTCTGTTGGGCACCCGGCCACCCTCGAGTCGTCGTGGCGCTGCGATAGCGAATCTTCTCCCGCCTGAGGACCTCGACGAGATGGGCATAGGCGTATGTGGTTCGGGCGTGCCTGGGATTGACGATGATTCCGAGCCTCATCGCGGCCTCAGGCGAAGGCAGGATGGGAGGCGGCGACGGCCTCGGCGCGTTCGACGTCGACCGGCTCGCCGGCGAACGGCTCCACAGTCAGCAATGGACCTGTCTTCCTCGGTGAGCGCTTCCACGTCGCGCGTGCCCGTGAGCCGTCGATGAGGGTGTTCTTGAACATGCCGTTGCCGCCGGGCACCACACGCTTCTCATGGGCCGGATCCAAGGTGGCACTGCGGTCCTTGTATCCGAGGATCATCTCATCGAATCCCGGCAGCAGCATGAGCGCACCGGCTCGTGCCTGTCCTTCGTGCAGGCGGTCCTCGAGGTCGGGGGCCTGAAAGTGCTCACGTCCGTCGATGCTGACCGCGATGATCTCCCCGGCGGACGCAGCCTCGGCGATGGCGGGGCGCACCTGTGTTTTAGGCAGTGCGGTCCAGCGTGCGGCGTCGTCGACCGTGACCGGACCGTGGCTGAGGACGTAGCGTCGCATCCATTCGTGCAGACCGGTCTCGGCATCGTGCTCGACCGGTGACGGTATCCAGTCGGCGGTGAGAACGTATTTCATGTCGTCCTTGCTCTCGACCATCGGTCCTTGGACGATGATGTTCCGCAGCGCCAGGGTGGTGATGAGGTAGCGTTCGTGCCCGTATTCCTCGCCCGCGCGCAGAGGTTCGAAGGCATCGAGCAGTTCCTGACGCGTCAGCGGTCCGCGGTCGCGGATCGCGTCCTCGGCCAGTTCGGCGGCGGCGTCGACCATCGCATCGTCGATGCCGAAGACTTCGCGACGTTTGGCCACGGATTTCAGGGTTCGCTGCCCGGTCAGGCTGAGTATCCATCCGAGGTCCTTGGCCGTGGTGAGGTGGATGGTGCCCCGTTGGGTCCAGGTTCTGACGATTTCACCGGAATCCATGGCGGCCCGGACAGCGGCAACTGAGGTCCCGGTGCGCAGCGCGATCGACACCAGTGCACCGCCGAGGGACTGCGCCTGCACACATCCGAGGTGTTCGACGACTGA
The Brevibacterium marinum genome window above contains:
- a CDS encoding NADP-dependent isocitrate dehydrogenase produces the protein MATIIYTRTDEAPLLATYSLKPIIEAFATSAGVDVETRDISLAARVLAQFTDRLPADQQVPDSLSELGELAKTPDANIIKLPNISASVPQLKAAIAELQSQGYQLPDYPDEPSTDVERDVKARYDKAKGSAVNPVLREGNSDRRAPQAVKNFAKAHPHSMGDWSSDSKTNVATMAAGDFRDNEKSVVIPADDTLQIRLRPAAGETVVLKESLPVLADEVVDATKMNVAELHKFLKTQIARAKDEGILFSVHLKATMMKVSDPILFGHVIEAFFPEVYAEYGAALAEAGLTSDNGLAAILGGLDALPADVAAGVKSGFEKGLEEGPSLAMVDSHKGITNLHVPSDVIVDASMPAMIRVGGKMWNEDDATQDTLAVIPDSSYAGVYQTVIEDCRAKGAFDPTTMGTVPNVGLMAQKAEEYGSHDKTFEIAQDGIVEVVDSAGEVLLSHEVAAGDIWRACQTKDVPVRDWVKLAVTRARLSETPAVFWLDETRAHDRNLKAKVEEYLGDHDTEGLDIRIMNPVEATQFSIDRMREGKDTISVTGNVLRDYNTDLFPILELGTSAKMLSVVPLIAGGGLFETGAGGSAPKHVQQLIEENHLRWDSLGEFLALAESFRHEFNVHGNARAGVLADTLDAATGKFLEENKSPSRKVGEIDNRGSHFYLTLYWAQELAQQSTDEPLAEAITPVAEALEANGETIAAELIDVQGSPVELGGYYYPDETKLDSAMRPSSTLNEIISSLSAKV
- a CDS encoding diacylglycerol/lipid kinase family protein, which produces MRLGIIVNPRHARTTYAYAHLVEVLRREKIRYRSATTTRGWPGAQQTNELLDWAADLIIVLGGDGTLRSIAPVLSAAAVPVLIIPTGTANVLSRHIGIRSAEHALRLVESHLRSRPARMCAVPVNTADCLTADGFRREHFLSLAGIGGDARAVAGRTGLPGLMGAELLGYVCGAARALFSPLINAKVEDGGATTVPTAISQVWSVMASKTAKPAGPIPVFPPRRGGRRRVRVPRRHPDHDETRGPPRRVGTDWVGLREPTSKSQPVDVLLARDRSPHQCRRTRSGPARR
- a CDS encoding thymidine kinase, whose amino-acid sequence is MAKLYFRYGAMNSGKSTALLQAAFNYEERGQRVLLAKPDTDTKGAGEIVSRLGVTRAVDFLIPVGSDVETIYREHADFVDHDALLESIDTPKPPVACLLIDEAQFLEPAQVESLMRIATDASVPVMCYGIRTDFRTKAFPGSGRLLEIAHTLEELKTICRCGRKAMFNGRLVDGEFIFDGDQVAIDGHAVTYESLCARCYLDYSGGRLSAVVS
- a CDS encoding PLP-dependent aminotransferase family protein, with protein sequence MSSAQSADEPAAMAGTTLPRADGIALPIGIDRDVSTPLPDQLVAEIRRLIAAGAIRPGEPVPASRRLAAHLQVSRGTIETAYAQLVVEGFLITVERSATRVNPDLPSTPRTRNPGMRPPQAPRRRLRSFVDLRPGFGGDNPLREPAFRRAWRDSLDIDPGPIDPLGQPQSRWAIADHLRLTRGMSVDPDDIILTSGSRDGLRLLLAAGVEGAIGVENPGFPGLRQAMSDRELIPIDTTHLPDVISDRLGAVVVTPNHQFPHGTTMPIDRRVKLLEWAQTEGVVVIEDDYDSEARYARTVVPTLYDLAVSTNAPAQVVHIGTFSTLLTSAVSTGYIIAHGDLGQRLGTMRTALGPAFSPVMQTAIASYLNSGGLRRRISRGRRRLRAAEAVVADAGEIPGLAHEGRTLVIETTESTAARLRADLADRGILVASLAAGWSADSDVRHGIVIAHSNVEAAVLHEALETVQSLLGKTDRR
- a CDS encoding 4'-phosphopantetheinyl transferase family protein, producing MQSHTGFTRLPTQLDSTIVLADTDAEAEWARIDFSSLTKQEMNYATEFDPDAAATWAAGRVILRHVLGTHLDREPDDIEIRLDSAGKPRVDECEFSVTRARRLVLVAVADDPIGVDLEAVPEHAVAAEAMSLLHPKERSELEQGPQSDLATDFVRVWARKEAFLKALSTGLARDPGMDYIGTGASPDSPHPDIEIFDLESGLPEGYHAAIAFNR
- the pdxT gene encoding pyridoxal 5'-phosphate synthase glutaminase subunit PdxT: MIVGVLGLQGAFREHLTVLGSLGLASRTVTRPEHLDGLDSIILPGGESSAMVRIAAGTGLFPALRARIHTGLPVFGTCAGLILLADRLTDDSLEGFDRLGGLDVTVSRNAYGRQRESFCAPVAMTGDDADFPATFIRAPQIVGLGEGVEVLGTHAGTPVLVRQGTVWGASFHPELGTDARVHEGFLHSLGASVQRGIVASRAPRRGASDFRRAAPAADSHR
- a CDS encoding winged helix DNA-binding domain-containing protein codes for the protein MDSLHASAARLIAQGLVASPDSTIGTAESVVEHLGCVQAQSLGGALVSIALRTGTSVAAVRAAMDSGEIVRTWTQRGTIHLTTAKDLGWILSLTGQRTLKSVAKRREVFGIDDAMVDAAAELAEDAIRDRGPLTRQELLDAFEPLRAGEEYGHERYLITTLALRNIIVQGPMVESKDDMKYVLTADWIPSPVEHDAETGLHEWMRRYVLSHGPVTVDDAARWTALPKTQVRPAIAEAASAGEIIAVSIDGREHFQAPDLEDRLHEGQARAGALMLLPGFDEMILGYKDRSATLDPAHEKRVVPGGNGMFKNTLIDGSRARATWKRSPRKTGPLLTVEPFAGEPVDVERAEAVAASHPAFA
- a CDS encoding LapA family protein; translation: MTTQDPRDESQSPDELLAETQSLLGDDDSATGDTREVEPSQQADPSQGVDPAQQADPAQRQEPTPAGKDSELSQIKGGSGMSAGMWISLILGAVIVVLLLIFILQNNVPADFQYFGWQFQLPLGVAMLFAAIGGIFIAGIIGSVRIFVLSRRLKKIKKALGR
- the pdxS gene encoding pyridoxal 5'-phosphate synthase lyase subunit PdxS, which encodes MTQTQTLLNTGLAQMLKGGVIMDVVNEEQARIAEASGASAVMALERVPADIRAQGGVARMSDPDLIDGITSAVSIPVMAKARIGHFVEAQILETLGVDYIDESEVLSPADYVNHIDKSVFKVPFVCGATNLGEALRRITEGASMIRSKGEAGTGDVSEAMRHLRTINSEIRALGAKSEDELYVAAKEHAAPYHLIKQVAGLGRLPVVTFVAGGIASPADAAMMMQLGADGVFVGSGIFKSGNPESRATAIVEATTHFDDPAAVAKASRGLGDAMVGINVADVPAPHRLAERGW